The genomic region AAAGTTTTTCATGATCAATAATATTTTCAATTAAAATGAGATGTTGATACCGCCCATGATAGACCGTGCCTGTGGCATGGTATAAAACTCAATACCCCGGGTTAAGGGCGAGGTAGCAGTTGCTGTAACTTCAGGATCTAAACCACTGTAGTTGGTAAAGGTCAACAGGTTTTGCCCGGTTACATATATTCGGGCACTTGAGATTCCTGCGCCTAGTTTGTCAAGTATCTCAACAGGAACTGAATAACCTAAAGTGGCATTTTTGAGCCTCATGTACGAACCATCTTCAACAAAACGTGAAGGGCGCAAGTTACCGGCATAGTTAGAACTTGTCATACGCGGAACCATTGTTTGGTCTCCGGGTTGTTGCCATCGATCTAACTGAGAGCTTAAGTAACCGGTATTACGAGTTCCTCCGTGCTCCTGGAAAAATCTGTTCCAGTGAAGCTGATCATTTCCGTAACTGTACTGGAAGAAGATGGAAAAATCGAATGCTTTGTAGTTAACTTTGTTGGTAATTCCTCCAAAGAAATCAGGATTTGCATCTCCAACGATCTTTCTGTCCACATTAGGATTGAAAGTACCGTCACCATCAACATCAGTGAAGATTGGTTCACCGGTATCGGGATCTACTCCGATCTGCTCATGGAAGTAGAAAGAATACATTGGAATTCCTTCCTCATAGCGATAGATGTCACGGTTATATACATTGAATGGCGCTGCAAGTTTGGTAATCTTATTACGATTACCTGCAATATTGAACATTACGTTCCAATTCATATCAGTATTTTGGATGATATCTGCGGCAATACCAAGTTCCATCCCTTTATTTTCTACTTCACCAAAGTTCTGCACAAGCTCACTGAAACCTGTAGACATTGGTACGGGTACGGCAAGCAACAAGTCTTCTGTTTTCTTGTCATAGTAGTCATAAACAATGTTTAGACGGTCATCAAATAACCCGATGTCAATACCGATATCAAGTTGTTTGGTTGTTTCCCATTTAAGATCAGGATTGGCAAGCTGGTCAGGACTTGTTCCGGGACTGTCGCCATAACTTTCTCCCCCCCAAAGGCCACGGGCCTGGAAGTTGTTAATGCCACTTTGATTACCGGTGATGCCGTAACTTGCACGAAGTTTCAGTTCAGAAATTTGGTCAATAGTGAAGAAATCTTCTTCAGAGACAACCCATCCCAAAGCTGCAGAGGGGAAAGTACCCCAGCGATTATTTTCACCGAATCGTGAAGAACCATCTCTACGAACAGTAAAAGTTGCAAGATACTTACCATCATACTCGTACTTCAAACGTCCGAATAAAGATGCAATTCCCCAACTTGTTCCTGATGAGGAAGCAGACTGCACTGCGGCATCCTGAACTCTTCTGAAGTCATTACTTGGAAATTGCTCACCTTCGGCAGTAGTTCGCTCAAAAGTGGATTCTTCAACACTGGTACCTAATAGGGCACTAAAGCTGTGGTTAGATCCAACGTCGAGCAGGTAGCTCAGCGTGTTTTCACCGGTCCATGTCTGAATTATAGCTACGGTTGAAAGAGCACTTCCGTTTACTGCAGATCCGTTATTCAGCAGTGTATTGTCATAGCGATCTTCTTTAATCTGGTTATAATCTAAACTCCAACTGGTTCTGAAAGTTAAACCTGGCACAAACTCATAATCTGCAAAAACATTACCGATGAGCCTGTTAACATCCATATTGAAATCTACTTCATTGGCTGCTGCAACAGGATTTTCAAAAATACTGAATTTAGTATAGTTACCATCATTGTCATACACAGGCAGATTTGTTGGTAAAAAATAAACTCCACCCAAAACACCTGTAATATTATCGTTATTACGAGCCCGATTACGGTTCGAGTAGGAATAGGTAGTGCTGGTTCCAAAAGTTAGTTTTTCAGAGGCGAGAATATCAAGGTTTAACCGGGCACTGTTTCTGGTATAAGTAGCCGGCTTTACAACT from Gracilimonas sp. harbors:
- a CDS encoding TonB-dependent receptor → MTYRYKPDTVQAVSPSKNKLLSVVSRVWQLACLFLFMFGITAVSYAQITINGTVTSVSDGEPLPGVTILEKGTDNGTSTDANGNYEIAVSNSEAVLVFSSISFQTQEIVVGNRETINVQLAEDIQLLEDVVVVGYGEQDRKTLTSAVSSISSEDIANTPSASTDQLMQGRAAGVQVSANSGTPGGGIFVKIRGTSSISGGSDPLYVVDGIPIQTGNFGLGLGGETTSALADIAPSDIESIEVLKDASATSIYGARAANGVVLITTKRGGFTEPRVNINMYRGVEEPVNMPDLVSGSEFEMLMNEAAANNGEPEPYANPSNTTNTNWANQVFRTGIVQNYDISVSGGNEAIKYSVSGSAFDQDGVVKPATYTRNSARLNLDILASEKLTFGTSTTYSYSNRNRARNNDNITGVLGGVYFLPTNLPVYDNDGNYTKFSIFENPVAAANEVDFNMDVNRLIGNVFADYEFVPGLTFRTSWSLDYNQIKEDRYDNTLLNNGSAVNGSALSTVAIIQTWTGENTLSYLLDVGSNHSFSALLGTSVEESTFERTTAEGEQFPSNDFRRVQDAAVQSASSSGTSWGIASLFGRLKYEYDGKYLATFTVRRDGSSRFGENNRWGTFPSAALGWVVSEEDFFTIDQISELKLRASYGITGNQSGINNFQARGLWGGESYGDSPGTSPDQLANPDLKWETTKQLDIGIDIGLFDDRLNIVYDYYDKKTEDLLLAVPVPMSTGFSELVQNFGEVENKGMELGIAADIIQNTDMNWNVMFNIAGNRNKITKLAAPFNVYNRDIYRYEEGIPMYSFYFHEQIGVDPDTGEPIFTDVDGDGTFNPNVDRKIVGDANPDFFGGITNKVNYKAFDFSIFFQYSYGNDQLHWNRFFQEHGGTRNTGYLSSQLDRWQQPGDQTMVPRMTSSNYAGNLRPSRFVEDGSYMRLKNATLGYSVPVEILDKLGAGISSARIYVTGQNLLTFTNYSGLDPEVTATATSPLTRGIEFYTMPQARSIMGGINISF